The DNA window tatttttcttatcagtgagcggaaatttaagactaaaaatattaatttgatctttattttatcaaatgaaaaaaaattgtgatagtTATTAgtctaaaacacaacaaaatatctatattcttcttgtttcaTGGTGCTGATgaatgaatgataaaacacaagtaaaaatccaggtaaaatctttgactgaaagcagactataattgctatcacaacacaattcacacctattgttctatacccaattatcaaatgtgtgcaaaacgggaacacaccggATGAAAACTTGGCACTGGTTGTCCAGTCACTTCAGCATATATTTCCCCCCCATTATCCAAAACGTCCCGAAAATGAGAAGAGAGACACCTCGGTACATGTCCGATGGGTAGCCCAGCAATGTCACTTAATTTTAGCTGGCGCTTTTCATCTGTAATATTATCATGCATATGGGGGGGAATTTGTTCAATGGTGGGAGCCAGACCAAGCATGCATTTACATCTTTAATGTTTGAGTATTCTCTATCCACTAGTAAACGGGTTGGAGGAGATGTGAAGGGGGGACGGATCTTGAAGGCATGATAGCCTTTCACAACACATTTGttgataattattttacttGAACTGCTTGAATTCTTGATTTCAGCATCCATTGTAGActgaaaacgaaaaaaaaaatatttcaaaaatgtagaaaaagaaGTAATACAGAGTACTGTAAAATGTgttattgtaataattttttttgaacatTTCAGATGTTATAGCAGAGTttgaattgtttgaaatttataGATATAGAACATCACATGTTCTAAATACTAAATATAATGCATTGTCAGAATCCATTGGATTTTTATCCATTACAGTGCTTTTTTGTTGAAAGCAGTGTAATGTACAGAAATCCCCTAGAttccaattacatgtatgagtaaaattatgaaaatacacAACAACTCATCAGTAAGCACCCAGTTAATTTTTGGAGCATTTCGGACACACAAAGCTTGCTTTCACGTCAACGTCATAAGATAAGCACTCTGTGTGCACCCAGTTGTCACAGGAATCGCATTGAACCCAAAGTCTCTCCAACCCCAACTCCTCATCCTCTTGCTCTGTTCCCTGACATGCTTGGCAATGTGGTTTTGTGTCATCCTGTTCTAGGCCTAGAGTTTCATCACTGTCACTGTCACATGTTATTTTTCACAAAGTCtttgacttaattttgtgacATACTTtactctttcttttcttttgtacagttttcttctctttttttgctgattttttCATGTACCGAAGTTTagcttttctttctttttcagcaAAAGACTTGACTGTCTCTAATTGCTTTAAGGAGAACTCTCTGATACTTTCTGGGGAGGTCAGGTGATCAGGGCATGCATCTAAAATAGACTGTCGTGCTCTTGTTAAACTGTTAGTTGCCTTAGGGTAGACCAAACTTTCTTTCAACACAGGAGACATCAGCACATCACCAGTATCTGAATGTTCTCTGATTCGTCTGTTACTGTCTTCATGATCATGAGGAGTAGACTGTTCACGCTGTTGGGTGTCTAACTGTAACAGAGCTGCATCAGCAAGCAAGTCAAGCTAGCGCTACTTGTATGTTTGCTCCTTCTTTTCAAACCTCTGTCAGGTGGATATGCTTTGTCATGCaactttttatatacattaaaacaaggAGACTGTCCTTCAAGATCAAGACCTTCCTCTAATTGATTGGCATAGCGCTGCCGGACAGATGTGGAAAGAGTGCTCTGAAAAACCTCAAGTGCACCTTTGGCTTTCTTTTGTTCCTCGGATTCTTCTTGACTACTAGTACTTGTCTCATTCTCAACCTCTGCACATTCATTTGCTGCTTTATCTGTATAAGTCAGTGAGGGTTTAAGCATTTCATGAGTGATGACTGTACTGTCAACAGGATATATCCCTGCTGATTTAAAAGCATTGATTACAGTCAATGGtttgtaaaaatgtaagaaGGTCTCTGACAATTTTACTGCAAAATTCTCTTTCCCAATCGCTTTACCTGGATTTTCTCTGGTGTACTTTCTTGATGTAAGGTGCCACTTAGACTTAAGTGGTCCAAAAACACCTTTATCCAGAGGTTGCATCAAGTGAGTGGCATTAGGAAGAATTCGGTATAATTCAATTCCTTTTGATTTTGCTTTCATGAATACATCATGATCAACATGGCTACTTACACTGTCAAAAAGAAGCAAAACTGGACGTTCTACCCCAGCATATCGATCAAAATGGTCTATGAACTTGGAAAACGTTGCTCTGTCCATCCACCCTTTCTTTGTATATGCAAGATCTGTTCCATGCATCTATAGACCCATTGAGAGGATTATAACCCCTTGGTTTTGGTTCTGGGTAAACGAGAAATGGAGGCATCATTTGCCCAGAGGCACTGCCACAAAACATCACAGTGAGACGCTGTTTCCCAAAGGAAATGTGAGGCACACCTAGGTCTCGTCTAGTTGGCCCTATGACTTTGCTTTTGTTGCTGCCCATATTGAAACCTGTTTCATCAGCATTCCATATTTTGCTTGGTTTGTCAATCAGACCAATGCTTAGCAAAAAATTTCTAAATCTGTCATACCATGCAtccattttttcttttgtgACCTGAGATCTCTTTAGCTCTAGCGCTGTCTCTACTCTTTGGTTGATAATGTGGGAATTTCTATTCATAAATGCATAAAACCATTTTTTACCTGGTCTTCCATTTTTAAACGGCACCTGGCGCTTTTCTTTGTTAACAATTGACTGTACAAAGTCTAAAAACTCACACATCCTCAAACCCATACCCCTTTGTGACATTTCACAAAGCCACTTTGCCATGGCTGTTTCTTCTGATTCAGTGAATACGGGAGGTTGTCCTTTTACTTTATATGGGTCTACTTCACCTTTCCACCGTCGATATAGAAATGAATAAGAGAGCTCATTCTCCTCTGCTGCTTTCCTAATTGACTGATTGTTTTTACTTACATCGTATAATGCTCTTCTGACTTTTTGCCTTTTGTGTGGAGACATTCTCTTTCCGCATCCTCTgtatttctttgttattttgGCTGCAGATTTCTGGGTAGGTGTGTTTCCACCacctttatttttcacttttttggGAGACATATCTGAAAGtccatataattatatattgtcagtaaaagtaagaaaaaaaattattttaggctAGTAGCATTGcctatattttaatgaatttattattgCAGGAATACCAAAGTATAGTTTAAATTATTATCGGATAGAGAAATTTTCTACAAAAGGGGATGAAgtgcatttaaatatttgttaaatccTATTGTAACAAATGTGCAAATATAACCGCACGcgaaaaaataaagtttgacagGGTCCCTGCATCTAGCGATTCTTCTTGTATCAGTGATCCGTTATTGGAAACCTAACTACATACACCTCTTTAGCTAATAGAATTATTCTCTGATTAAGAAATTGTATGCCACTGTCAGTGTTCTTAGACAgataattttatcaaacatcTGTACTAAATTCACTTACCTACAACGTACCGTTCAGATTAGAACTCAACCGTAAAGTGAAAGTAGTCTGCTGCACGCACGCTTCTAGTCTGCGTCATGAAAAAGCTTGttggtttttgtttaaaaattacgaCATTgaagaagatgatttttaataatttcatgTTAAATGACAAAAGCGTGAATAACTCAGCATGACAGGATAGGTTAAGCAAAGTATTGGTCCCTGGTAAGAAAATTACAGAATTGTTTATATGAAAGTGATTCGTTAATGGGAACGATTCGTTAACGGCAACCTCACTGTATAAAAATTCTActtatttgattaaataataacTAAGGAATCtgtaattttatcaatataagaGTCAAtattattcaacattttttgaTAAACTCTAGCTCCAACATTGATCAAATCTCGTATTAATGTTCTTGATTGACCTGTTTTATTTACACATTCAcctgatattaattttttatttgattttgacaCATCCGTatacttgatttttttattacatccAATTAGGTGCAACTGTTGTACAGCTATGCCCACTGCAAAGGAAAGCATCTGCTGCCAAGAAGTACAACAGATCGATGCCAAGAGGGGATCATTTCATCAGTTGACCTGTATTACTCGGCACCCACGGTTTGGACCAGTTTGTCTGGACGAATATGTACTCGAGACTGCGTACTACCAGTACAGATCCCAGTATGGAGAATTAAGAACAACCACAGAAGAGTAAGTTGTATAAATGTAGCATTTATTTCATACACATATTGAGGTTTCATCAACTTGTACTCATAAATATGctttttttgtcccccgccgcaacgcggtgcggggacacagaaatgccgggcgtccgtccgtgcgtccgtgtgtccgtgtgtccgtccgtcacacttttttgtaagcgctctcatgcctacaaattttgaccgattttcattaaatttataccaaatgtttataccactaatactttggtcaagttcgaaaatcagcattggtcgatactttttctTGGAGTTATAGGACTTTGATCACAaaaatgactctgttttatccaaaaattgaccttgtaagcgctctcatacctacaaattttgatggattttcattaaatttataccaaatgtttatactactattaccttggttaagttcgaaaatcagcattggtcgatactttttgttggagttatgggactttgaccacaataacgactccgttttataaaaaaaattgaccttgtaagcgctctcatacctacaaattttgacagattttcattaaatttataccaaatgtttatactactattatcttggtcaagttcgaaaattagcattggtcaatactttttgttggagttatcggactttgtgaccttgtaagcgctctcatgactacaaattttgacggatttttattaaatttataccaaatgtttataccgctaatactttggtcaagttcttttagattgtagtattttggatatattcgcgacaggaaaaatagaagaaaaaaaatgggtggttggggtaaaaaaatgttcctcccaacctccccacacatttaattctggaacagccctgaatgtttgaaaatattccaatatacagtatactagtatactgcttgaccggcgggggaccctggaattctattcttgtttattaCAGAAGAAATAGGTACACAGCCTATCGCCAGCTTGTTCGGTGTTGTTGGGGCTATTTAGGAAGAAACGTCCGTGTTCCCCTACCTTCATGTGCAGTGACCAAGATTAGACAGACTTTTCAGTCCAACCAGTACAGAAGGTTCCAAGACCCAGAATAAgtaagtttgttaaaaaaaaaataaacatgcaacataatacaaatgttcaaacaaaacaaaaataaacataataaataaattagtaATAACAAAGAAAGCATCAGTTACATAAAAATTTGAGTACAGTAAGTAAACAGATTATATGCATCCAGGAACGGGACGTGGACCCTGCTTTCATGTTCCCATATATATAAAAGGGGAGGGTTAGAGCAACATcaatatggggggggggggggggggggggttgaacaatatatacaaaatgacTAAGAACAGTAGTTGAGTTTACacatcaaatatacatgtatatgatggtGAATCAAACTTATATACAGTCATAACATTTCCTACACTGTTGTCTCTATGCCTGCAAATCTTGACTGGAAGTGAAGTATGGCATCTTCTTTTTCAGGATGGATGAACCCGCTACACAATGGAGGTGGCTTTACAGCTGGCAAACATGGAACAGGATCATCACTGGCTCCTTTTACGGCAGATAGCGTCCTTGCATAAGGGTTGATGTATATCCTGAAATAAAGTGGGCGATATAAACAAACTGTACATaataaactgtttgattttgcatttatgtcaaaataaaagtatataaaCCTGACACACTGTTGTTTAATTACTAATAAGTCATCCATCAGAAGATAAATGTGCTTACCATAAGTTGGATCAACACTCTTCTTCCGCACACTGTAGTCCCCATGCTTGAACTTTGGAAATGAAATCTTGTATTGCAAGTCACCCTCTTTGGTTGTGGCACTGGGTCTCGaagaattttcattaaaatgaagGGCAGCAATTATCAACTTTAAAAATCAATGGGTTAggaatgaataaattttaataaataagaatacagtgtatttaaagctgcttggtccgattttttcgtaattacagtatcaaattttttttcatacaaataatttatcttagaaagttattgACTTTCTcttatttacaccagcagaatcagtctcctttctaagttagaaatattgaaagtaaataaaaataatttctctttgggcaaacgaaaaaacaaaccaaaatgcat is part of the Crassostrea angulata isolate pt1a10 chromosome 3, ASM2561291v2, whole genome shotgun sequence genome and encodes:
- the LOC128176963 gene encoding uncharacterized protein LOC128176963 produces the protein MSPKKVKNKGGGNTPTQKSAAKITKKYRGCGKRMSPHKRQKVRRALYDVSKNNQSIRKAAEENELSYSFLYRRWKGEVDPYKVKGQPPVFTESEETAMAKWLCEMSQRGMGLRMCEFLDFVQSIVNKEKRQVPFKNGRPGKKWFYAFMNRNSHIINQRVETALELKRSQVTKEKMDAWYDRFRNFLLSIGLIDKPSKIWNADETGFNMGSNKSKVIGPTRRDLGVPHISFGKQRLTVMFCGSASGQMMPPFLVYPEPKPRGYNPLNGSIDAWNRSCIYKERVDGQNKAANECAEVENETSTSSQEESEEQKKAKGALEVFQSTLSTSVRQRYANQLEEALLQLDTQQREQSTPHDHEDSNRRIREHSDTGDVLMSPVLKESLVYPKATNSLTRARQSILDACPDHLTSPESIREFSLKQLETVKSFAEKERKAKLRYMKKSAKKEKKTVQKKRKSKVCHKIKSKTL
- the LOC128178709 gene encoding uncharacterized protein LOC128178709, producing the protein MPTAKESICCQEVQQIDAKRGSFHQLTCITRHPRFGPVCLDEYVLETAYYQYRSQYGELRTTTEERNRYTAYRQLVRCCWGYLGRNVRVPLPSCAVTKIRQTFQSNQYRRFQDPE